In the Leptotrichia sp. oral taxon 212 genome, one interval contains:
- a CDS encoding histidinol-phosphatase HisJ family protein, which yields MEVVDYHVHSNNSFDGKNSIEEMCRKAIEKNLSEICFTEHFSVDPRDVSYRVLDYEKYFSEIIKAKEKFSDRIRIKCGMEIGEPHLKQYQEDLVKEIENMNLDFIIGSVHNIDGIKLRLYMQNKNKYDIYYDYFSEIYEMVKSSDIDIVGHMDLMKRYAYEAHGNYTFDDYKEIIEKILKEVISRGIGLEINGSGYSNKVGEPYPGKKVLDLYRNLGGEVMTVGSDSHFCESLAIHNIKMINLLKETGFKYIFTYEKRKKIPLKI from the coding sequence ATGGAAGTAGTAGATTATCATGTTCATTCAAATAATTCATTTGATGGGAAAAATTCAATAGAAGAAATGTGCAGAAAAGCAATAGAAAAAAATCTTTCTGAGATATGTTTTACTGAGCATTTCAGTGTAGACCCAAGAGATGTTAGTTATCGTGTCTTAGATTACGAAAAGTATTTTTCAGAAATCATAAAAGCAAAGGAAAAGTTTTCTGACAGAATAAGAATAAAATGTGGAATGGAAATAGGAGAACCTCATTTGAAACAGTATCAAGAAGACCTTGTGAAAGAAATAGAAAACATGAATCTTGATTTTATAATTGGGTCAGTTCATAATATAGATGGTATCAAATTGAGACTTTATATGCAGAATAAAAATAAATATGATATTTACTACGATTATTTCAGTGAAATATATGAAATGGTCAAAAGTTCAGACATTGATATAGTTGGACATATGGATCTGATGAAAAGATATGCATATGAAGCGCATGGAAATTATACTTTTGATGATTACAAAGAAATTATAGAAAAAATACTGAAAGAAGTAATTTCAAGAGGAATAGGATTAGAAATAAATGGCTCAGGATACTCAAATAAAGTTGGAGAACCTTATCCTGGTAAGAAAGTTCTTGATCTTTATAGAAATCTTGGTGGAGAAGTAATGACAGTAGGTTCAGACTCTCATTTTTGCGAAAGTTTAGCTATACATAATATAAAAATGATAAATTTACTTAAGGAAACAGGCTTCAAGTATATATTTACATATGAAAAGAGGAAGAAAATTCCTTTGAAGATATAA
- the sufU gene encoding Fe-S cluster assembly sulfur transfer protein SufU, with protein sequence MNLEKIYQQTILEYSNRKELKKEIEEPTYIERGHNPNCGDDLTLEVKLNGDIIEDAAFLGSGCAISSASTAMLIDLIKGKTMVEAEEKVNLFFKMMKQEEKLTPEESKKLGDAVLMEYVANMPARVKCATLSWHSLRVITEKYEK encoded by the coding sequence ATGAATTTAGAGAAAATATATCAGCAGACAATACTGGAATACAGTAACAGAAAAGAACTTAAAAAAGAAATTGAAGAACCTACATATATTGAAAGAGGACATAATCCAAACTGTGGAGACGACCTTACACTTGAAGTTAAACTTAACGGAGATATTATTGAAGATGCAGCCTTTCTTGGAAGCGGATGTGCCATTTCAAGTGCCTCTACAGCAATGCTTATTGACCTTATAAAAGGGAAGACAATGGTCGAAGCTGAAGAAAAGGTAAATCTGTTCTTTAAAATGATGAAACAGGAAGAAAAACTTACTCCTGAAGAAAGTAAAAAACTTGGAGATGCTGTTCTTATGGAATATGTTGCAAATATGCCTGCAAGAGTAAAATGTGCCACTCTCAGCTGGCATTCATTAAGAGTTATCACAGAAAAATATGAAAAATAA
- a CDS encoding riboflavin synthase, translated as MFTGLVEEMGKIVNISKKATGLGITIKGDKVVEKIKIGDSIAVNGVCLTVTEFSGNTFTADVMYETIERSGLKRITAGETVNLEKSLTLTTFLGGHLVMGDVDSEAEIISIVPKGIAKLYKFQLEEKHRQNIKYVVEKGRVTIDGASLTVIDTDDASGTFSVSLIPHTLENITLGKKKVGDFVNIETDLFGKYVEKILKFNNTESEKKEKTGITMDFLQKNGF; from the coding sequence ATGTTTACAGGTTTAGTCGAAGAAATGGGAAAAATAGTGAATATTTCTAAAAAAGCGACAGGTTTAGGAATAACAATAAAAGGGGATAAAGTCGTTGAAAAGATAAAAATTGGAGACAGTATAGCGGTAAATGGAGTCTGTCTGACAGTTACGGAATTTAGCGGAAACACTTTTACAGCAGATGTGATGTACGAAACAATTGAAAGAAGTGGATTGAAACGGATAACTGCCGGAGAAACTGTAAATCTTGAAAAATCATTGACTTTAACTACATTTTTAGGTGGGCATCTTGTAATGGGAGATGTTGACAGCGAGGCAGAAATTATTTCAATTGTTCCGAAAGGGATTGCCAAACTGTATAAATTTCAGCTGGAAGAAAAACATAGGCAGAATATAAAATATGTAGTTGAAAAAGGGCGTGTGACAATAGATGGAGCAAGTCTTACAGTCATTGATACAGATGACGCTTCAGGGACTTTTTCTGTGTCGCTTATTCCGCATACTTTGGAAAATATAACGCTTGGAAAAAAGAAAGTTGGAGATTTTGTTAATATAGAGACAGATTTATTTGGAAAATATGTGGAGAAAATCCTGAAATTTAATAATACAGAAAGTGAAAAAAAAGAAAAAACCGGTATTACAATGGATTTTTTACAAAAAAATGGGTTTTAA
- a CDS encoding class II D-tagatose-bisphosphate aldolase non-catalytic subunit: MSKMTLTEVVKKGLKLKKEDRASMLGIGPMSKMLIKASILLAKEKDFPLIFIASRNQVDAQELGGGYVCNWDQKGFAEAIKKVADEVRFDGLYYLCRDHGGPWQRDKERKDHLPEEEAMRLGKISYVYDLENGFDLLHIDPTKDPYVVGKVIDVNVVLRRTVELIEYVEKERIARGLPEISYEVGTEETNGGLTSVESYEFFIQELIKELDKKNLPHPCFIVGQTGTLTRLTENIGHFDAKTSRELAAVAEKYQVGLKEHNGDYQDEGILLAHPALGITAMNVAPEYGTVETRAYLKLIELEEILFKEGLISKKSDLKNCIRRESVMSRRWEKWMTDDTVSKTTEELLQDEEIISVITDISGHYTFNNDNVKEEIETLFENLSEAGVNAEEYVIYKLKESLDRYVECFNLKGYTSRLKK, translated from the coding sequence ATGAGTAAAATGACGTTGACAGAAGTTGTAAAAAAAGGATTGAAATTAAAAAAAGAAGATAGAGCTTCTATGCTTGGGATAGGACCTATGTCCAAAATGCTGATAAAAGCAAGTATTTTATTAGCTAAAGAAAAAGATTTTCCTTTAATATTTATAGCAAGTAGAAATCAGGTAGATGCACAGGAACTTGGTGGAGGATATGTTTGTAACTGGGATCAGAAAGGATTTGCAGAAGCAATAAAAAAAGTAGCAGACGAAGTAAGATTTGATGGACTTTACTACTTATGTAGAGATCATGGTGGACCTTGGCAAAGAGACAAAGAAAGAAAAGATCACCTTCCTGAGGAAGAAGCAATGAGATTAGGGAAAATTTCCTATGTATATGACTTAGAAAATGGATTTGATTTGTTGCATATCGATCCAACAAAAGATCCTTATGTTGTAGGAAAAGTTATAGATGTAAATGTAGTTTTAAGAAGAACTGTGGAATTAATAGAATATGTGGAAAAAGAAAGAATAGCAAGGGGACTTCCTGAAATAAGTTATGAAGTAGGAACAGAAGAAACAAATGGAGGACTTACCTCAGTAGAATCATATGAATTTTTTATACAGGAACTTATTAAAGAGCTTGATAAAAAGAACTTACCTCATCCTTGTTTCATAGTAGGTCAGACGGGAACTCTTACAAGACTTACGGAAAATATTGGACATTTTGATGCGAAAACATCAAGAGAACTTGCAGCAGTTGCAGAAAAATATCAAGTAGGATTAAAGGAGCATAATGGAGATTATCAAGATGAAGGAATACTTCTTGCACATCCAGCATTAGGAATAACTGCAATGAATGTAGCTCCTGAATATGGTACAGTTGAAACAAGAGCTTATTTAAAATTGATTGAATTGGAAGAAATACTGTTTAAAGAAGGTCTTATTTCAAAAAAATCGGATTTAAAAAATTGTATAAGACGTGAATCAGTAATGAGCAGAAGATGGGAAAAATGGATGACAGACGATACCGTTTCAAAAACAACTGAAGAACTTCTTCAGGATGAAGAAATAATAAGTGTAATAACTGATATTAGTGGACATTACACATTTAACAATGATAATGTAAAAGAAGAAATAGAGACTCTATTTGAAAATCTTTCAGAAGCAGGAGTAAATGCTGAAGAATATGTAATATACAAATTGAAAGAATCATTAGATAGATATGTAGAATGCTTTAATTTAAAAGGATACACAAGTAGATTAAAAAAATAG
- a CDS encoding PTS sugar transporter subunit IIA: MNVNELINEELIFLDFDAKNKLEVLNKLGKLISKAGKLHDEKYGIVDALEGFIKSVQEREKIFATAVGFSFAIPHGKSDYVKQSSIAYARLIEKIEWSEDEKVHHVFMIGVPEEKAGNEHLEILIKLSTAILEDDFRERLEKAKTNMEVMKLIKEYSERERNI, translated from the coding sequence ATGAATGTAAATGAACTGATAAATGAAGAGCTCATTTTCCTTGATTTTGATGCAAAAAACAAATTGGAAGTCTTGAATAAATTGGGAAAACTCATATCTAAAGCAGGAAAACTACATGATGAAAAATATGGAATAGTAGATGCACTAGAAGGATTTATAAAATCTGTACAGGAAAGAGAAAAAATATTTGCAACAGCAGTAGGATTTTCTTTTGCCATACCTCATGGAAAATCTGATTATGTAAAACAGTCTTCAATTGCCTATGCAAGACTAATAGAAAAGATAGAATGGTCTGAAGATGAAAAAGTACATCATGTTTTTATGATAGGTGTTCCTGAAGAAAAAGCAGGAAATGAACATTTAGAAATACTTATAAAATTATCAACTGCAATACTGGAAGATGATTTTAGAGAAAGGCTTGAAAAAGCAAAAACTAATATGGAAGTGATGAAGTTAATAAAGGAATATTCTGAAAGGGAAAGAAATATTTAA
- the ribE gene encoding 6,7-dimethyl-8-ribityllumazine synthase has translation MKKFEGKFNGKGIKIGIVAGRFNEFITSKLVGGAVDVLKRNDVNDEDIDIAWVPGAFEIPLITKKMAESKKYDAIITLGAVIKGSTPHFDYVCAEVSKGVAQISLQTGLPIMFGVLTTNNIEEAIERAGTKAGNKGSDVAFGALEMIDLIKNIG, from the coding sequence ATGAAAAAATTTGAAGGGAAATTTAATGGAAAAGGTATAAAAATCGGTATTGTAGCAGGGAGATTTAACGAGTTTATTACGTCAAAATTAGTAGGTGGAGCGGTAGATGTGCTGAAAAGAAATGATGTAAATGATGAAGATATTGATATCGCCTGGGTGCCAGGCGCATTCGAAATACCGCTGATTACAAAAAAGATGGCTGAATCGAAAAAATATGATGCGATAATAACATTGGGAGCAGTTATAAAAGGATCTACTCCTCATTTTGACTATGTATGTGCAGAAGTGTCGAAAGGAGTGGCTCAGATTTCATTACAGACAGGACTGCCTATAATGTTTGGGGTACTAACTACAAATAATATAGAAGAGGCGATAGAAAGAGCTGGAACAAAGGCAGGAAATAAAGGTTCTGATGTTGCATTTGGTGCATTGGAAATGATTGATTTGATAAAAAATATTGGATAG
- a CDS encoding PTS fructose transporter subunit EIIC: protein MLGLLKNTKQHLMTGVSYMIPFCVAGGVLLALAVMISGKAAVPETGFLKHMSDIGIAGLTLFIPVLGGFIAYSMVDRPGIAPGMIGAYLANSKGGGFLGAIVAGLLAGIVVHYLKKIKVPKVMSSVMPIFIIPLVGTFVVGMLILLFIGEPIGAFMAALSSWLNGMQNSSKIILGIILGAMITFDMGGPLNKTAFFFAVAMIPTNPTLMAAVATAVCTPPLGLALATFIFKKKFTVAEQESGKAALIMGCIGITEGAIPFAAADPIKVLPSIMIGGAAASVTSLLLGPTSQAAWGGLIVLPVVTNKIGYLIAITVGTVITALVVSVLKKPVTEEVKTEEKVNNDDLELDITF, encoded by the coding sequence ATGTTAGGATTATTAAAAAATACTAAGCAACATTTGATGACAGGAGTTTCCTATATGATTCCCTTTTGTGTTGCAGGTGGAGTATTATTGGCATTGGCGGTTATGATTTCAGGAAAGGCTGCAGTTCCTGAAACAGGATTTTTAAAACATATGTCTGATATTGGGATTGCAGGATTAACACTATTTATTCCAGTTTTAGGTGGATTTATAGCTTATTCAATGGTAGACAGACCAGGAATAGCACCTGGAATGATAGGAGCATATTTAGCAAATTCTAAAGGTGGAGGTTTTTTAGGTGCTATAGTGGCAGGACTTTTGGCTGGAATAGTAGTTCATTATCTTAAAAAGATAAAAGTTCCAAAAGTTATGAGTTCAGTAATGCCAATTTTTATTATTCCTTTAGTTGGAACATTTGTAGTTGGAATGTTGATACTTTTATTTATCGGTGAACCAATAGGTGCATTCATGGCAGCATTATCAAGCTGGTTAAATGGAATGCAGAATAGTTCAAAAATAATATTGGGTATAATCCTTGGAGCAATGATTACATTTGATATGGGAGGACCACTTAATAAAACAGCTTTCTTTTTTGCAGTAGCTATGATCCCTACTAATCCAACATTAATGGCTGCAGTTGCTACTGCTGTATGTACACCTCCTCTAGGATTGGCATTGGCAACATTCATATTTAAAAAGAAATTTACTGTTGCAGAACAGGAATCAGGAAAAGCGGCTTTAATTATGGGATGTATAGGAATAACTGAAGGTGCAATTCCTTTTGCGGCGGCAGATCCAATAAAAGTTCTTCCATCAATAATGATAGGAGGAGCTGCAGCTTCAGTAACTTCACTTTTGCTGGGGCCTACAAGTCAGGCAGCTTGGGGAGGATTAATTGTATTGCCAGTTGTAACAAATAAAATAGGTTATCTAATTGCAATTACAGTAGGAACTGTTATAACAGCATTAGTTGTATCTGTATTAAAAAAACCAGTAACAGAAGAAGTTAAAACTGAAGAAAAAGTAAATAATGACGATTTAGAATTGGATATAACATTCTAA
- a CDS encoding bifunctional 3,4-dihydroxy-2-butanone-4-phosphate synthase/GTP cyclohydrolase II, giving the protein MERKFNTIEEAIEEIKNGRPIVIVDDEDRENEGDLFLPAEAATYETINFMINSARGLMCVPITEKRAEELKLAFMTEHNTDNHGTAFTVSVDAVEGTTTGISTGDRLKTIKDLVNPSKKAEDFRRPGHMFPLVAKNGGVIERKGHTEAAVDLSGIAGFSKVGVIMEILNEDGTMARRDQLFEFCKKNELKIITIEDLIIYRKKYEKLVKMEAEVKIATKFGDFDFAGYSDKIENKEYIAVIKGNIRNKENVSVRLHSECLTGDVFGSKRCDCQDQLHRALHEIEEKGEGLLIYSRQEGRGIGILNKLKAYKLQDEGYDTVEANHQLGFEDDLRDYAIAAQIIKDLGVKSVSLKTNNPLKIKGLEQYGVNVASREEIEIEVNIHDKKYLKTKKEKMGHILRQEL; this is encoded by the coding sequence ATGGAAAGAAAATTTAATACAATAGAAGAAGCAATAGAAGAAATAAAAAATGGGAGACCAATAGTTATAGTAGATGATGAAGACAGGGAAAATGAGGGGGATTTATTTTTACCTGCAGAAGCGGCTACATATGAAACGATAAATTTCATGATAAACAGTGCAAGAGGATTAATGTGTGTGCCTATTACTGAAAAAAGGGCTGAAGAACTAAAACTTGCATTTATGACAGAACATAATACTGACAATCATGGGACAGCGTTTACAGTATCAGTTGATGCAGTGGAAGGAACAACTACAGGAATATCTACAGGTGATAGGCTTAAAACAATAAAAGACCTTGTAAATCCTTCAAAAAAAGCGGAAGATTTCAGAAGACCTGGGCATATGTTTCCGCTTGTTGCAAAAAATGGTGGAGTTATAGAGAGAAAAGGGCATACAGAAGCTGCTGTTGATTTATCTGGAATTGCAGGATTTTCAAAAGTTGGAGTAATAATGGAAATTTTAAATGAAGACGGAACGATGGCAAGAAGGGATCAGCTGTTTGAATTCTGTAAAAAAAATGAACTTAAGATAATAACTATAGAAGATTTGATTATATATAGAAAAAAATACGAAAAACTTGTAAAAATGGAAGCGGAAGTAAAAATTGCGACTAAATTTGGAGATTTTGACTTTGCAGGATATAGCGACAAGATTGAAAACAAGGAATATATAGCTGTTATTAAAGGAAATATAAGGAATAAGGAAAATGTGAGCGTCAGATTGCATTCAGAATGCCTGACGGGAGATGTTTTCGGTTCTAAACGTTGTGACTGCCAGGATCAGCTTCACAGGGCCCTACATGAAATAGAGGAAAAAGGCGAAGGACTTCTAATTTACTCGAGACAGGAAGGCAGAGGAATAGGAATCCTTAATAAACTGAAGGCATACAAGCTGCAGGATGAAGGTTATGACACAGTTGAAGCAAATCATCAGCTTGGTTTTGAAGATGATTTGAGGGATTATGCAATAGCTGCACAGATTATAAAAGATCTTGGAGTGAAATCAGTTTCCCTTAAAACAAATAATCCGCTAAAAATAAAAGGACTGGAACAGTATGGTGTAAATGTTGCATCAAGAGAGGAAATTGAGATAGAAGTTAATATACATGATAAGAAATATTTAAAGACAAAAAAGGAAAAAATGGGACATATATTGAGACAGGAGTTATAA
- the ribD gene encoding bifunctional diaminohydroxyphosphoribosylaminopyrimidine deaminase/5-amino-6-(5-phosphoribosylamino)uracil reductase RibD translates to MEENINEKYMRMAIELAKKGAGAVNPNPMVGAVVVKNGEVIGEGYHKFFGGPHAEVYALEDAGKEAEGAAIYVTLEPCSHYGKTPPCAKKIIDMGIKKCFIGSSDPNPKVAGKGVAMLKEAGIEVVENVLKEECDEINQVFFKYIKTKIPYLFVKCGITLDGKIALSNGISKWITNSIAREKVQFYRNKFMGIMVGINTVLTDNPSLTARIENGVNPFRIIVDPHLKIDENCKIVENNEDEKTVIITSQKNLFDEDAENNEIQLKQERLCKENKLKFIFIDGEKFSFQKMLEEIGKTGIDSVLLEGGETLISLAFEENVIDGGEIFIANKILGDSSAKPFISGFVRKKMDEAVQLTNVRNNIYGENVGMEFYFKKYSEMEQD, encoded by the coding sequence ATGGAAGAAAATATTAATGAAAAATATATGCGGATGGCAATTGAACTGGCAAAAAAGGGTGCAGGTGCAGTAAATCCTAATCCAATGGTTGGAGCTGTTGTGGTGAAAAATGGAGAAGTAATTGGAGAAGGATATCACAAGTTTTTTGGTGGACCTCATGCGGAAGTCTATGCATTGGAAGATGCCGGCAAGGAAGCTGAAGGAGCTGCAATTTATGTGACTTTGGAGCCATGTTCCCATTATGGGAAGACGCCGCCTTGTGCAAAAAAAATAATAGATATGGGAATAAAGAAATGTTTTATCGGTTCAAGTGACCCAAATCCGAAAGTAGCCGGTAAAGGTGTGGCAATGCTTAAAGAAGCAGGAATTGAAGTTGTTGAAAACGTGTTAAAAGAGGAATGTGATGAGATAAACCAGGTTTTCTTTAAATATATAAAAACGAAGATTCCTTATTTGTTTGTAAAATGCGGAATAACGCTGGACGGAAAAATAGCCTTGTCAAACGGGATTTCAAAGTGGATAACAAATAGTATCGCCAGGGAGAAAGTACAGTTTTACCGAAATAAATTTATGGGAATAATGGTTGGGATAAATACAGTTCTTACTGACAATCCAAGTTTGACGGCGAGAATTGAAAATGGTGTGAATCCCTTCAGAATCATTGTTGATCCGCATTTGAAAATTGATGAGAACTGTAAAATTGTGGAAAATAATGAGGATGAGAAAACAGTAATCATTACTTCGCAAAAAAATCTGTTTGATGAAGATGCTGAAAATAATGAAATTCAACTAAAACAAGAGAGACTTTGTAAAGAAAATAAATTGAAGTTTATTTTTATTGATGGTGAAAAATTTTCTTTTCAAAAAATGCTTGAAGAGATAGGAAAAACAGGAATTGACAGTGTTCTGCTGGAAGGTGGGGAAACCCTTATTTCTCTTGCGTTTGAAGAAAATGTAATTGATGGCGGAGAAATTTTTATTGCAAATAAAATTTTAGGTGACAGCAGTGCAAAACCCTTTATTTCAGGATTTGTGAGGAAGAAAATGGATGAAGCTGTTCAATTGACCAATGTGAGAAATAATATTTATGGCGAAAATGTAGGAATGGAGTTCTATTTTAAGAAATACAGTGAAATGGAACAGGATTAG
- a CDS encoding PTS fructose-like transporter subunit IIB, whose protein sequence is MKIVGVTACPSGVAHTYMAAEALKKAAIAKGHEIKVETQGQIGLENEITQSEADAADVVVLTTDIGLKNTERFKGKPIVRIGISDLVKKAPALIEKIEEALQKRK, encoded by the coding sequence ATGAAAATAGTGGGAGTAACAGCATGTCCTTCAGGAGTTGCTCATACTTATATGGCGGCAGAAGCATTAAAAAAAGCGGCTATTGCAAAAGGGCATGAAATTAAAGTTGAAACTCAAGGGCAAATAGGACTGGAAAATGAAATAACTCAGAGTGAAGCTGATGCTGCAGATGTTGTTGTTCTAACAACAGATATTGGTTTAAAAAATACGGAAAGATTTAAAGGGAAACCGATTGTTAGAATAGGTATAAGTGACTTGGTAAAAAAAGCGCCCGCTTTAATTGAAAAAATAGAAGAAGCATTGCAAAAAAGAAAATAA
- a CDS encoding MurR/RpiR family transcriptional regulator, with protein MDSENNFGNKIKKIYNELRKSEKKVADYILANRYEIEEMGLEEIAKNSNVSTPTVIRFTKAMGFEGFKEFKTELLKSGRDNTAELENINLLLDLHVNADDKLKDIPLKIIGLTIKALEETFKFINYETYAKAVKMITDANIIDIYGVGNSGSIGNDFMSKLLRIGLNCRAYSDNHLQQLCACHLRKNDLAIGISHSGETKDTVDAIRIAKESGAKTLVLTNFKASVITKYADIVMFTGDTESSFYSETMSSRMSQLAIVDMLYMGVVVSDYRKYTKRLDKINNMTIGKIY; from the coding sequence ATGGATTCAGAGAATAATTTTGGGAACAAAATTAAGAAAATATATAATGAATTAAGAAAGTCTGAGAAGAAAGTAGCAGATTATATTTTGGCAAATAGATATGAAATAGAAGAGATGGGATTGGAAGAAATTGCTAAAAATAGTAATGTAAGTACGCCAACAGTAATAAGATTTACTAAAGCTATGGGATTTGAGGGATTCAAGGAATTTAAAACGGAACTTTTAAAGTCAGGAAGAGACAATACTGCCGAGCTTGAAAATATAAACTTACTTTTAGATTTACATGTAAATGCAGATGACAAACTTAAAGATATACCTTTAAAAATAATAGGTCTTACCATAAAAGCTCTTGAAGAAACTTTTAAATTTATAAATTATGAAACATACGCAAAGGCTGTTAAAATGATTACAGATGCCAATATAATTGATATTTATGGTGTAGGAAATTCAGGAAGTATAGGAAATGATTTTATGAGTAAACTTCTCAGAATAGGATTGAATTGCAGAGCATATTCAGATAATCATTTGCAGCAGTTATGTGCTTGTCATCTGAGAAAAAATGACTTAGCTATAGGTATTTCACATTCAGGAGAAACAAAGGATACAGTAGATGCTATTAGGATTGCCAAGGAATCAGGAGCAAAGACATTAGTTCTTACAAATTTTAAGGCTTCAGTAATAACAAAATATGCTGATATTGTTATGTTTACAGGTGACACTGAAAGTAGCTTTTATAGTGAAACAATGTCTTCGCGAATGTCTCAGCTTGCAATAGTAGATATGCTTTATATGGGAGTGGTAGTAAGTGATTACAGGAAATACACCAAAAGACTGGATAAAATTAATAATATGACAATAGGAAAAATATATTAA
- a CDS encoding cysteine desulfurase: MNYKKDFPIFQNIINHYLDTAATSQKPKIVLDKIMEYYEKYNGNPGRGSHALSMEAAGLLSDARERVKSFINAEKTEEVIFTKNTTEAINLIAYSYGLEFINEGDEIILGISNHHANIVPWQFVAKKKNAGIKFVYLDDNGQFDINDFKNKLSEKTKIVAVSAVVNVTGVIQPVEEIVKLAHECGALAVIDAAQSMLHYRHDVQKMNADFLVFSGHKLFSPMGIGVLYGKKELLDKMPPFLYGGDMIEFVTEESSTFAPLPNKFEGGTQNVEGAVTLKAAIEYIEEIGYDKISEIEDSLTSKALDEMKKLGFIETYCTENVSRTGVIAFNVKGVHSHDVAFILDSYHVAVRSGHHCAQPLMSYFGVPSCCRASFSIYNDEKDIEKLVEGLLKIKEVFKI, translated from the coding sequence ATGAACTATAAAAAAGATTTTCCTATATTTCAAAACATTATAAATCATTATTTAGATACAGCGGCTACTTCACAAAAGCCAAAAATAGTGCTTGATAAAATTATGGAATACTATGAAAAATATAACGGAAATCCTGGTAGAGGTTCACATGCCCTGTCTATGGAGGCTGCAGGTCTGCTTTCAGATGCAAGGGAAAGAGTAAAAAGCTTTATTAATGCAGAAAAGACTGAAGAAGTTATTTTTACTAAAAATACTACCGAAGCAATCAATCTCATTGCATATTCATATGGACTGGAATTTATAAATGAAGGCGATGAAATTATACTTGGAATATCGAATCACCATGCAAACATCGTTCCATGGCAGTTTGTTGCAAAAAAGAAAAATGCCGGAATAAAATTTGTATATCTGGATGATAACGGACAGTTTGATATAAATGATTTCAAAAATAAATTATCAGAAAAAACAAAAATCGTGGCAGTTTCAGCCGTAGTAAATGTTACAGGAGTAATCCAGCCTGTTGAAGAAATTGTAAAACTTGCTCATGAATGTGGTGCATTAGCTGTAATTGATGCTGCCCAGTCAATGCTCCACTACAGACATGATGTACAAAAAATGAATGCCGATTTTCTTGTATTTTCAGGTCATAAGCTCTTTTCTCCAATGGGAATAGGAGTACTATACGGAAAAAAGGAACTGCTTGATAAAATGCCGCCGTTCCTATATGGCGGTGACATGATAGAATTTGTAACTGAAGAAAGTTCCACATTTGCACCATTGCCAAATAAATTTGAAGGCGGAACGCAGAATGTGGAAGGTGCTGTTACATTAAAGGCAGCTATCGAATATATTGAAGAAATAGGTTATGATAAAATTTCTGAAATTGAAGACAGTCTGACTTCAAAGGCATTAGATGAAATGAAAAAGCTAGGATTCATAGAAACATACTGCACAGAGAATGTTTCCAGAACAGGAGTTATCGCCTTCAATGTAAAAGGTGTACATTCTCACGATGTTGCATTCATTCTGGATTCCTATCATGTGGCGGTAAGATCTGGACATCATTGTGCCCAGCCACTTATGAGTTATTTTGGCGTTCCCTCATGCTGCCGGGCAAGTTTCAGCATATACAATGATGAAAAGGATATAGAAAAATTGGTTGAAGGACTTTTAAAAATAAAGGAAGTGTTTAAAATATGA